From Sporosarcina sp. Te-1, the proteins below share one genomic window:
- a CDS encoding short-chain dehydrogenase, whose product MACVHEFGILLDGDKQIEYVDYDPKRYDCITVDDDLISDLLDPLANMKTYFHSYNRPECGLAYCGITLIPHGSLTVFHEVVTSSDYFLESAELHDLAALIEQAAVERKDLIHFGI is encoded by the coding sequence ATGGCTTGTGTACATGAGTTCGGCATCCTTTTGGATGGGGACAAGCAAATAGAGTATGTGGACTATGACCCCAAACGGTATGATTGCATAACGGTCGACGACGATTTGATCAGTGATCTGCTTGACCCCTTAGCCAACATGAAGACGTATTTTCATTCATACAATCGACCGGAATGTGGACTGGCCTATTGTGGGATCACCTTAATTCCACATGGTTCGTTAACCGTATTCCATGAAGTAGTCACGAGTTCAGACTATTTTTTGGAATCAGCCGAGCTGCATGATCTCGCTGCATTGATTGAACAAGCGGCAGTTGAACGGAAAGACCTGATTCATTTCGGTATATAA
- a CDS encoding ferritin-like domain-containing protein, whose product MQQMNYYQGYNNGQQQAYQRSLQLMAEAVQGEREDQLFYDYLISKAPTAEQKEIITSIRNDEIRHNQLFRQMYQQLTGQEVGMGENEEFVPPATYVEGIKKALFGELKAMEKYRIIRAGLPYREYRDVVFEILTDELKHATLYNFLYTENRTSSPLQTHNPKTPDEWILHTNYLIEEGLEDVRRGVPATHILQEFILMGVLVGQGYAPEAAYQTVEEWERTGQSKLLQQSKNRMD is encoded by the coding sequence GTGCAACAAATGAATTATTATCAAGGGTACAACAATGGGCAGCAACAAGCTTATCAGAGATCCTTGCAATTGATGGCCGAAGCGGTTCAAGGAGAACGGGAAGACCAGTTGTTTTATGACTACCTTATTTCCAAAGCACCGACAGCAGAGCAAAAGGAAATCATCACATCAATCCGCAATGATGAAATTCGCCATAATCAGTTGTTTAGGCAAATGTATCAGCAGTTGACGGGGCAGGAAGTAGGTATGGGGGAGAACGAGGAATTCGTCCCACCAGCTACCTATGTCGAGGGGATTAAAAAAGCGTTATTCGGCGAATTGAAGGCGATGGAAAAGTACCGCATCATTCGTGCGGGTCTTCCGTATCGCGAATATCGCGATGTTGTATTTGAAATATTGACCGATGAATTAAAGCATGCTACCTTGTATAATTTTCTTTATACAGAGAACAGAACAAGTTCCCCTTTGCAGACCCACAATCCGAAGACGCCTGATGAATGGATCCTGCATACGAATTATTTGATTGAAGAAGGGTTGGAGGACGTGAGAAGAGGGGTTCCGGCCACTCATATCCTTCAAGAATTCATTCTCATGGGAGTTCTTGTCGGGCAGGGATATGCGCCTGAAGCGGCGTATCAAACTGTTGAGGAATGGGAACGCACAGGACAATCGAAATTACTGCAGCAAAGCAAAAATAGAATGGACTGA